A stretch of Usitatibacter palustris DNA encodes these proteins:
- a CDS encoding S41 family peptidase, whose translation MTSSATSPSIRHRLAPAALCVAALLAGGCAAIDPHNMIGRQFAPGTSQTNPFGPVGATALSTTERVRAFDFVWNTINDRYYDAKLNGVDWKAAGDRYRPQAIGAPDDDAFWEMLDRMAGEMKDAHTRVESPKRAEQIRNNESVSLGFSFIRLDGRFIVSSVHPDSDAWWAGVRPGMALTAIEGVPTQAAYDKVMGVTRVDSTDRSRHFRAVRRIVAGDLDSKASFTFERIDGTKMDVTLKRRRTSTAALANHRVLPSGLGYIRLTQWTGFTADRSEQAVRELKDTPGIVIDLRGNPGGSLLAVTNLLRRFFPAKTDVGRVLTRSGQAVGFFFGTVEVIKLKQIVDGGPDAYLGPVVVLVNAASGSGSEYFAGAMQAEGRATIMGETTCGCLLGFLGYSAIPGGGELAYSEIGFRFTNGKRIEGEGVVPEKPVPVTLEDLRLNRDRALEEAQALLKTMGPWKPPAKTALR comes from the coding sequence CTGTGCGTCGCGGCCCTCCTCGCGGGAGGCTGCGCCGCCATCGATCCGCACAACATGATCGGCCGGCAGTTCGCGCCCGGCACGTCGCAGACGAATCCCTTCGGACCGGTGGGCGCGACCGCGCTTTCCACGACCGAGCGCGTGCGCGCGTTCGATTTCGTCTGGAACACGATCAACGACCGCTATTACGACGCGAAGTTGAACGGCGTCGACTGGAAGGCCGCGGGCGATCGCTACCGGCCGCAGGCCATCGGCGCGCCCGACGACGACGCGTTCTGGGAAATGCTCGACCGGATGGCGGGCGAGATGAAGGATGCGCATACGCGAGTCGAATCGCCCAAGCGCGCCGAGCAGATTCGCAACAACGAGTCGGTGTCGCTGGGCTTCTCCTTCATTCGACTCGACGGGCGCTTCATCGTTTCCTCCGTGCATCCGGACTCCGACGCCTGGTGGGCCGGGGTGCGGCCGGGCATGGCGCTCACCGCGATCGAGGGCGTTCCCACGCAAGCCGCGTATGACAAGGTGATGGGCGTGACGCGGGTCGATTCGACCGATCGCTCGCGCCACTTTCGCGCGGTGCGCCGGATCGTCGCGGGCGACCTGGATTCCAAGGCGTCGTTCACGTTCGAGCGCATCGACGGCACGAAGATGGACGTCACCCTCAAGCGGCGTCGCACTTCCACGGCCGCCCTTGCCAACCATCGCGTGCTCCCCTCAGGCCTCGGCTACATCCGCCTCACGCAATGGACCGGCTTCACCGCCGATCGAAGCGAGCAGGCGGTGCGCGAACTCAAGGACACGCCGGGCATCGTGATCGACCTGCGCGGCAATCCGGGCGGCTCGCTGCTGGCCGTGACCAACCTGCTGCGCCGGTTCTTCCCCGCGAAGACGGACGTCGGCCGCGTCCTCACCCGCAGCGGGCAGGCCGTGGGGTTCTTCTTCGGCACGGTCGAGGTGATCAAGCTAAAGCAGATCGTCGACGGCGGCCCCGATGCCTACCTCGGTCCGGTCGTGGTGCTCGTCAATGCGGCGAGCGGCAGCGGCAGCGAGTACTTCGCCGGCGCGATGCAGGCCGAGGGGCGCGCCACGATCATGGGCGAGACCACCTGCGGATGCCTGCTCGGCTTCCTCGGCTACTCGGCCATTCCCGGCGGCGGCGAGCTCGCGTACAGCGAAATCGGATTCCGGTTCACCAACGGCAAGCGCATCGAGGGCGAAGGCGTGGTTCCGGAAAAGCCCGTCCCGGTGACGCTCGAGGACCTGCGGCTCAACCGCGACCGTGCGCTCGAAGAAGCGCAGGCGCTGCTCAAGACGATGGGTCCATGGAAGCCTCCGGCGAAAACCGCTCTGCGCTGA